In Candidatus Margulisiibacteriota bacterium, one DNA window encodes the following:
- a CDS encoding FliM/FliN family flagellar motor switch protein: MTERSTTKPEIASQKKVVKLPPAIGDWTTYRAPKILVKKVKTGLYGFDRLSKEELKHLLRIHYRFTLDLLERCKIDLGLGIEFLACQVEQTTYINFLRGLNVPVAQGKIAVGNVHENILWAWQADLAHSLINYALGSHNLEIIQRGLTDVEKELFAATLADFLPSFNAAYEQVLEAPAFTYVSSPDFSLDPAVSTTATYVVFVAEVAINDGPAGKMIIGYPGAAIKTLLKAYTAKYRQKQVDFSRLPLSILNTIMIGAKAVLGQTALSSSEIDQLEVGDVVALDTPINSSIFVRIGNKLKLPSQPGQTAKKKALRIAGLTEEQVATTPPLAESTTPAQPGPITAPPPPPEEKPLAAETGESELNEAEYKPENITQDDAGLLDDEEFTEDIFAEDEETEMKEA; encoded by the coding sequence ATGACTGAACGGTCAACAACCAAGCCGGAAATAGCTTCCCAAAAAAAGGTGGTCAAACTCCCCCCAGCCATCGGGGACTGGACCACCTATCGCGCCCCTAAGATACTGGTCAAGAAAGTCAAGACCGGGCTCTACGGGTTTGACCGTCTCTCCAAAGAAGAGCTGAAACACCTGCTGCGCATCCACTACCGTTTTACCCTTGACCTGCTGGAGCGGTGTAAGATCGATCTCGGCCTCGGCATCGAATTCCTCGCCTGCCAGGTGGAACAGACCACTTATATCAATTTTCTGCGGGGGCTGAACGTCCCGGTCGCCCAAGGCAAGATCGCCGTCGGCAACGTGCACGAAAATATCCTCTGGGCCTGGCAGGCCGACCTGGCCCATAGCCTGATCAATTATGCCCTCGGCAGCCATAACCTGGAAATCATCCAGCGCGGCCTGACCGACGTGGAAAAAGAGCTCTTCGCTGCGACCCTGGCCGATTTCCTCCCCTCGTTCAATGCCGCTTACGAACAGGTCCTCGAGGCCCCGGCCTTCACTTACGTCAGCTCGCCTGATTTTTCCCTTGACCCGGCGGTCAGCACGACCGCCACCTATGTTGTTTTTGTCGCCGAGGTCGCCATCAATGATGGACCGGCCGGGAAGATGATCATCGGCTATCCCGGGGCGGCGATCAAGACTCTGCTCAAAGCCTATACGGCAAAATACCGGCAGAAACAGGTGGACTTCAGCCGCCTCCCCCTTTCCATCCTTAACACGATCATGATCGGAGCAAAGGCCGTCCTGGGCCAGACCGCCCTCTCCTCCTCGGAGATAGACCAGTTGGAGGTCGGCGACGTGGTCGCGCTGGATACGCCGATCAACTCGTCGATCTTCGTCCGGATAGGCAACAAGCTCAAATTGCCTTCCCAGCCCGGCCAGACCGCCAAGAAGAAAGCGTTGCGCATTGCCGGCCTGACCGAAGAGCAGGTGGCCACCACTCCTCCACTGGCCGAAAGCACGACCCCGGCCCAGCCTGGACCAATCACCGCCCCTCCTCCCCCGCCCGAGGAGAAACCGCTCGCCGCAGAAACGGGCGAAAGCGAGCTGAACGAAGCGGAATATAAACCGGAAAACATCACCCAGGATGACGCCGGCTTGCTTGATGATGAAGAATTTACCGAAGATATCTTTGCCGAAGACGAAGAAACCGAGATGAAGGAGGCTTAA
- a CDS encoding flagellar hook-basal body complex protein → MFDVMSQAKNAIEAYNAALKITSSNIANMNVPGSKKIGFSFQSIFERVLTQGTGSQGNTGGTNPRQYGSGMAIGDISLDFSNGETSTASSLDLAIQGGGLFIVSADGGNSRLYTRSGNFQIDASGNLNSNGLQVYGFDNAGNVVPITGLPSGVKTDYRWQADGTLEYTADGTTYTPTGYSIALAYFQNPSGLAQAQGTAFAQTLASGSVSTPQGPGGAAGILKVGQLEQSNVVYLNETITALELQRALSGNLSMIKMASDLISNFISKLG, encoded by the coding sequence ATGTTTGATGTCATGTCCCAGGCCAAGAACGCGATCGAAGCTTACAACGCGGCGCTCAAGATCACTTCTTCGAACATTGCCAACATGAACGTGCCGGGCTCCAAAAAAATCGGGTTTTCCTTCCAATCGATCTTCGAACGAGTGCTGACCCAAGGGACGGGGAGCCAGGGAAACACGGGCGGGACCAATCCGAGGCAGTACGGCTCCGGCATGGCCATCGGCGACATCTCTCTCGATTTTTCCAACGGTGAGACGAGCACCGCCTCCTCTCTCGACCTGGCCATCCAGGGGGGCGGCTTGTTCATCGTTTCGGCCGATGGCGGGAACAGCCGGCTTTATACCCGTTCCGGCAACTTTCAGATCGATGCCAGCGGCAACCTTAATTCGAACGGCCTGCAGGTTTACGGATTTGATAATGCCGGGAATGTCGTCCCGATCACCGGCTTGCCGTCGGGGGTCAAAACCGATTACCGCTGGCAGGCGGACGGAACGCTCGAATATACCGCTGATGGCACGACCTATACCCCAACCGGCTACAGCATCGCCCTCGCCTACTTCCAAAATCCGAGCGGCCTGGCCCAGGCCCAGGGGACAGCTTTTGCCCAAACCCTGGCTTCGGGCAGTGTCTCAACTCCCCAGGGACCTGGCGGCGCGGCCGGGATATTAAAAGTTGGGCAACTGGAACAATCGAACGTCGTCTACCTGAATGAGACGATCACCGCCCTGGAATTACAGCGCGCCTTGAGCGGCAACCTAAGCATGATCAAGATGGCCTCCGACCTGATCTCAAATTTCATCTCGAAACTGGGGTAA
- a CDS encoding flagellar hook-length control protein FliK, giving the protein MTIQFPPVESTEPRLLTDTHSQPSADPGGTRSFDEKLRNEQARLGLLFSPYNQFSGLFSYPLEQTFNFSEPERAGQKYSTPQENYGSAYSPAPTTQQPNHAASRAALQLFEGLPLRSPQNGWLQELLAKTGWLTPNLAAQPNFFQAFLDGKLQAKLDMQALVDEIAAKVKLVKSQEKTQFTLTLKPAELGEIVLLLTAQAGLLSIQIQASAETRKLIDESKAELERALKKAGVTFETIKIEEVKEHV; this is encoded by the coding sequence TTGACTATCCAGTTCCCGCCGGTCGAATCAACTGAACCTCGCCTGTTGACGGATACTCATAGCCAGCCAAGCGCCGACCCCGGCGGCACCCGCTCCTTCGACGAGAAACTCCGCAACGAACAAGCCCGCCTGGGCCTGTTGTTCTCCCCTTACAACCAGTTCAGCGGCCTTTTCTCTTACCCGTTGGAACAGACATTCAATTTTTCCGAGCCGGAGAGGGCCGGTCAAAAATATTCAACACCGCAAGAAAATTATGGCTCGGCGTACTCCCCGGCCCCGACCACCCAACAACCTAACCACGCGGCCAGCCGCGCGGCGCTCCAATTATTCGAAGGTTTGCCGCTCCGCTCGCCCCAGAACGGGTGGCTCCAGGAACTGCTGGCCAAAACCGGCTGGCTGACCCCCAACCTGGCGGCCCAGCCGAATTTCTTCCAGGCCTTCCTGGACGGCAAACTGCAAGCCAAGCTGGATATGCAGGCGCTAGTCGATGAGATCGCGGCCAAAGTGAAACTGGTCAAAAGCCAAGAGAAGACCCAATTCACCTTAACCCTCAAACCGGCCGAGCTGGGCGAGATCGTCTTGCTGCTCACCGCCCAGGCCGGGCTCCTCTCCATCCAGATCCAGGCTTCGGCCGAGACCAGGAAGCTGATCGACGAAAGTAAAGCCGAACTGGAACGGGCGCTAAAGAAAGCCGGCGTAACTTTCGAGACCATCAAGATCGAGGAGGTAAAAGAGCATGTTTGA
- the murF gene encoding UDP-N-acetylmuramoyl-tripeptide--D-alanyl-D-alanine ligase, which produces MFTLGEILKVVKGSRVAGRGRKISGVSTDSRTVKRRELFIPLVGEKFDGRKFIPAALKKGAFVLEVKDGLKALQDLAAYHRSKFDIPVIGVTGSAGKTTTKDMIARVLSEKYPTLKNEANFNNEIGVPLTLLKLAGKHRAAVIEMGMQGRGEIELLARLARPTIAVVTNIGEAHLEFLKSKKNIAKAKAEIFSFLKKGDWAVINQDDEYYEHLKSKVKNQKLKIMTFGIIEKADVTPEALNGIELPIPGEHNIYNALAAVAVARVLRLNRRQIKRGLEKFRPSNNRMEVVNCRNGIKIINDTYNANPQAMTAALKTLAALEGRKVAVLGDMLELGRSARPAHRRLIKLAHELKIDRVFTFGRLWPRLSRPETNKKNLIKKLKKFIRPRDIILCKGSRGTRMEEVVGALR; this is translated from the coding sequence GTGTTCACCCTCGGCGAGATACTTAAAGTAGTCAAGGGTTCGCGGGTCGCAGGCCGCGGCCGGAAGATCAGCGGTGTCTCGACCGACAGCCGCACGGTCAAGCGGAGGGAACTCTTTATTCCGCTCGTCGGCGAAAAGTTTGACGGCCGGAAATTCATCCCCGCCGCCCTGAAAAAAGGGGCCTTTGTTCTCGAAGTTAAGGACGGGCTGAAGGCCCTGCAGGACCTGGCCGCCTATCACCGAAGTAAATTCGACATCCCCGTGATCGGCGTGACCGGCAGCGCCGGCAAGACGACGACCAAAGATATGATCGCCAGGGTCCTCTCGGAAAAATATCCGACCCTCAAGAACGAAGCTAACTTCAACAATGAGATCGGCGTCCCCCTCACCCTGCTCAAATTGGCCGGAAAACACCGCGCGGCGGTCATCGAGATGGGAATGCAAGGCCGCGGCGAGATCGAACTGCTGGCCAGGCTGGCCCGGCCGACAATCGCCGTCGTCACCAACATCGGCGAGGCGCATCTGGAGTTCCTCAAAAGTAAAAAGAATATCGCCAAAGCCAAAGCGGAGATATTCTCTTTCCTGAAGAAGGGTGATTGGGCGGTCATCAACCAGGATGACGAATACTATGAACACTTAAAATCAAAGGTAAAAAATCAAAAATTAAAAATAATGACTTTTGGGATTATTGAAAAAGCTGATGTCACGCCAGAAGCGCTTAACGGGATCGAATTACCCATCCCCGGGGAACATAATATTTACAACGCCCTGGCCGCGGTCGCCGTAGCCCGAGTGCTGCGGCTCAACCGGCGCCAGATCAAACGCGGCCTGGAAAAATTCCGCCCCTCGAACAACCGGATGGAAGTGGTCAATTGCCGTAACGGCATTAAGATCATCAATGACACCTACAACGCCAACCCGCAAGCTATGACGGCAGCCTTGAAAACTCTGGCCGCTCTTGAGGGGCGCAAGGTCGCCGTTCTGGGCGACATGCTGGAGCTCGGCCGCTCGGCCCGCCCGGCCCACCGCCGGCTGATCAAGCTCGCTCACGAGCTGAAGATCGATCGGGTCTTCACTTTCGGCCGGTTATGGCCGCGACTTTCCCGGCCGGAAACAAACAAAAAAAACCTGATAAAAAAGCTAAAGAAATTTATCCGGCCGCGTGATATAATCCTGTGCAAAGGTTCACGGGGAACGCGGATGGAAGAAGTGGTCGGCGCCTTAAGATAA